GTTTAATAGTCACTGATCCAACTGAATTAACAGCTTTAAATGCTAATACATCTATGTGGTCACCTTATATGCAACGATATGTTTTTAGTGATTGGGCTATAGAAGATGGTTCTTTCTTAAGACTTAATACTTTAACTTTAGGTTATTCATTACCAAAATCTGTAATATCTAAAATTGGAATCTCAAAATTAAGATTTTATGGTACAGCTAATAATGTATTTATAATTACAAATTATTCAGGTCTTGATCCTGAAGTTTCTACAAGAAGAAACACACCGTTAACACCAGGCGTTGATTATTCGCCTTACCCACGTAGTAGACAATTCGTTTTTGGGCTAAATCTTAGCTTTTAATAAATAAAAATTTTTAATATGAAAAAAATAGTAATAATTTCAGGAATCCTAATAGGTGGTCTTTTGGCATCATGCAATGACTATCTAGAAGCACCTTCTGTATCAAGTTTGGATGAACAAGTTATTTTCTCAAGTCCTGGTTTAGCAAAAAGTGCAGTTGATGGAATTAAAATCCCTTTTGGAGAAACAGATTCTTATAGAGGTCGTTTTTTACCTTGGTATGGAATGAATACAGATTCAGAATGGTATAACTCTTCTGAGTCTACATCTAGCGACAATGCTGATTTATGTACATATGATGCTAAGCCTAATAATAGCCAAATGAACAAAAATATTAACGCTTGGGCTATGATGTATTCTGGTATTGAAAGAGCTAATTTATGTATTAGAGGTTTAAGAACTTATGGTAATCCAACTCCAGGATCAGAATTAGGTTATTTATTAGGAGAAGCTTTAACTTTAAGAGCTGTGTATTACACAGATTTATTAAGAGCTTGGGGCGATGTGCCTGCAAGATTTGAGCCAATAGTTAACGAAACAGTTTATATACCAAAATCTAGCAGAGATGTGATTTACAAACAACTTATTGCTGATTTAGGTGAAGCTGCAACTCTTGTGCCTTGGCCAAATGGTAGTGCTGCAACTTCTGATGTAGAAAGAATTAATAAAGCATTTGTAAAAGGACTTCGTGCTCGTTTAGCAATGTATGCAAGTGGTTTTCAACAATATCCTGATGGTATAAGAAGAAGCAATGATCCTGAGCTTTCAGTTGAATTAATGTATAATTTAGCTTTAAATGAATGTAAAGATGTTATTTTAAGTGGGACTGCCCATTTAGAATCTTCTTTTGAAACTTTCTGGAGAAATTATAATAAAGAAATAACAACTGCTGGAGGTGAATCACTTTGGGAAATTCCTTTTGGAGACGGACGAGGCAGAATGTTATTTACTTTTGCAGTGAGACATACTACACCAGATCAATTTCATAGCAATGGTTCAAATAGAGGTGGACAAGCCGGACCACTTCCACATATTTTTTATGATTATGATGTTGCTGATACCAGAAGAAATGTTACTTGTGTGCCATATCTTTGGGGTGCAGCAGTAAATGGAATTGCAAAACAACAGTTAGGGTCAATAAATAGATGGTATTTTGGTAAATACAGATATGAGTGGATGACTCGTTTTGTTACTTCTACCAATGATGATGGAGTAAATAAAATTTACATGCGTTATGCCGAAATTTTATTGATGGCTGCAGAAGCTGCTAACGAATTAGAAGGACCTGCAGCAGCAGCACCATATTTAAAACAAATTAGAAATAGAGCTTTCCCAGCTGCTTTACAACCTGTAAAAGTTGAAGGTTATGTTAACGCATTAACTACAAAACAAGCCATGTTTAATGCTATTGTTGAAGAACATAAGTTTGAGTTTACTGGTGAAATGGAACGTAAAATGGCATTAATTCGTTGGAATTTATTAGGCACTAATTTAGCAGACGCTAAAGCAAAAATGGTTCGTTTACAACAACGTACAGGCGAATATGCAGATGTTCCTTCAACTTTATATTACAAGTATAATGCAGATAATATAACATTAAATGTTTACGGATTAAATCATGGTGAAACTAGTGATCCAGGTGCAGGGTATACTTCTGTAAGTTGGACTAATTTAACTGATGCCAAAATTAATGGTTTATGGAGACCAAATCAAAATCCTGACAATAGACAGTTTTGGCCAATTTGGCAAGTATTTTTAGATTCAAGTAATGGTTTATTAGTGAACGATTATAATTATTAATGATTAAAATTCAAGTAATATGATTTTTACAAACTATATCTGTAATGGCTTGTTAGATTATACTACTGAACTTTCAAAATTTAGAATATAATTTGGTTTTTTTAAAAGGGGCATGTTTTTAAATGTGTCTCTTTTTTATTTTTTAAAACCTATATAAAGTTTTATTTCACAAATGTTTTTCATTTTTGAGATAGATATGCAAACAAAAGTTATGAGAAAAAGAAAATCTTTTCCTAAAGTTAAAATCTTCTTTATGATGATTGTATTTTTTGTTGGATTTACGACCAATAGTCAGAATGAACAAGATTTTAAAATTTCATCAAAATTAAAATGGTCGGAAAGAATGGCTTTGTCCATTATGAAACGAAATCTTGAGGCTTATCAAATTGATGGGCAAAAAGAACCAAAATGGGATTACGTGCATGGTTTGGTTTTAACTTCGTTTGAAAAATTATGCAACAAAACAAAGAATCAAAAATATTACGATTATATAAAAGGTTATGCAGATGCATGTATTGATAATGATGGAACTATAAAATCATACAAGTTTGAAAGTTATAACATTGACATGGTTACAGCAGGTAGAATACTTTTTAATTTATACGATACTACTAAAGATTCCAGATATTTGAAAGTCATCAATTTATTGAGAAAGCAATTGCAAGAACAACCTCGAACACAAAGCGGAGGATTTTGGCATAAAAAAATATATCCTAATCAAATGTGGCTCGATGGTTTATATATGGGAGAACCATTTTATGCTGAATATACCTTGCGTTTTGAAAAAGGTGCTAGTTTTGATGATATCGCTAAACAATTTGAACTTATTCAAGCTCATGCTACCGACAAAAAAACAGGTTTGTTATATCATGGTTGGGATGAAAGCAAAGAAATGCCTTGGGCAGATAAAGAAACAGGTTGCTCACCAAATTTTTGGTCAAGATCTATCGGATGGTACATGATGGCATTAGTAGATGTATTAGATTATTTTCCAAAAGAACATCCAAAACGAAAAGAATTGATAACTTATTTAAATAACATTTCAAATAGCTTGGCAAAATTTCAGGATAAATCTGGACTTTGGTATCAAGTTACCGACAAAGGCGGAAGCGAAGGTAATTATCTAGAATCTTCGGGTTCATCAATGTTTGCCTATGCAATGGCAAAAGGCGCAAACAAAGGTTATTTACCAAAAAAGTTTAAAAAAGTAGCTTGTAAAGCTTTCAAAGGATTAACATCTCAACTTATAAAAGTGGATGATGATGGCGAAATAACTATCACTCAAGCTTGTGCTGTTGCTGGATTAGGTGGAAAACCATATCGTGACGGTTCGTATTCTTATTACATCAATGAAAGAAAAAAAGATAACGACCCAAAAGCAACTGGTCCTTTTATACTTGCTGCTTTAGAATTAAATAAATAGCCATTTTAATAATCTTTTAAACTAAAAATTAAGTAGTTAATGAAATTATGAAAATATATAAATTACTTTTTATTTTATTTTTTGTACAATCATTTTTTGCAGTTAATGCTCAAGTGCATAATAAAAAGTGGAGAAATATAATCGAATCAGATGATAAAGTTTGGTTTGCTTCTCCAGAAGCTGCTACTATAGCTGACAACGTTTTGTTATATCAGCGTAATATTGGTGGTTGGCCAAAAAATATTCAAATGCAAAATTCGCTTTCTGATAAAGAAAAGCAAGAACTGTTAGAATTAAAATCCGATCCAAACGGATGTACAACCGATAATGGTGCAACATGTCAGGAGATGATTTTTTTGGCAAAAGTTTACAAACAGCAACCAAATGAAAAGTATAAAGATTCTTTTCTGAAAGGATTGAATTTTTTGCTGGCTGCTCAATATGAAAATGGTGGATGGCCACAATTTTATCCTTTGGAAAAAGGATATTATACACATGTGACTTACAACGATGATTCAATGGTTAATATTCTTGAAATTTTCAAAGAAATCAAGGATAAATCATGTTTTATGACCATTAAGTTTTCTTCAGAAATAGTGAGTAAAATTAAAACTGCTTTTGATAAAGGAATTGATTGTATTTTAAAAACGCAGTACAAACAAGATGGGGTATTAACCAGTTGGTGTGCACAATATGATGAAACTACTCTAGAGCCAGCCAAAGCTAGAGCTTACGAATTACCGTCATTAAGTGGAAAAGAATCGGCTAAAATTGTATCGCTTTTAATGTCAATTAAAAATCCCTCTAAGGAAATTATCAATGCTGTTGAAAGTGCAATAGCTTGGTTTGAGAAAACTAAAATTACAGGAATAAAAATTGAAAGTATTCAAAACAGTGATGGAAAAAAAGATAGAATAGTTGTTAAGGATACAAATGCAGAACCACTTTGGGCTCGGTTCATGGAATTAGATACTAACAAACCTTTTTTCTGTGACCGAGATGGGATTAAAAAAGAAACATTAGCAGAAATTGGATACGAGAGAAGAAACGGATATGCATGGTATACCAATGAACCTCAAGATGTTTTGAAGAAATATCAAAAATGGAAAAATAAATTAAAATAATATAATTTCAAATCTATTATTATGAAAGCAAAATTACAAGTAATGGTTTTAATGATGTTGCTTTTAGTAACATCTTCGGTAAAAGCTCAGGACACTGATGTTTGGGATTTTGGAGGAGTTCAATTGGATACAAATGTATACAACAACCAATTGAACGAAACGGTCATCAATTCATGGTATGATGGTTCAATTACACCAGGAACTTCAGGAATTAGTTTTCCAGTAAGTTTTACTGTTGGTTCTTTATCTTGGGTTGGAAATGCAGGTGATAGACTTCGAACTGTCAACACAAATTTGACAAGATATGATGCTAATGTTGCAAGTGTAACTACTTATAATGGTAGAGTATATTGTAATGGTACACCTAATTTATCGGGTGGTGTTCCTACCAATAGATATATGAGAATGGTTCTTAATGAAGACGATGAAGTTACGGTAATATGTAGAACGGATGCCGCTGGTGCTTTTAATTTTGTTGATGAAAATAATCCAGGAGTACAGTCAGATGTATTGGATGTTACTTTTGCTAGTGGCGCAGTTACCGAAGCAAAATTTGTTGCCAAAAATGCGAGTAGTTTTAAATTATATTCTGCTAACGGAAAAGCTAGTTTTTATAGAATACTTAGAAAACCAGCAATCTATACCGCAGTTTCTGGAACTATCGATTTGACTCAAGCTGCAGGGATTCCTAGTAATTATGCTGTAGTGTTTACTAATGCTGCTGGTAAATCTTGGACTTCTACTATGAATATGGATGGAACTTATAATGTAAACTTACCGATAGGATATACTTATACAATTAGTTTAGTAAATGCCAATGGATACATTATAACTAATGGTACGACTTTAGATTTAACTCCTGTTACCACGCCAACTTTCATACACGATAT
The window above is part of the Flavobacterium sp. PMTSA4 genome. Proteins encoded here:
- a CDS encoding RagB/SusD family nutrient uptake outer membrane protein, which gives rise to MKKIVIISGILIGGLLASCNDYLEAPSVSSLDEQVIFSSPGLAKSAVDGIKIPFGETDSYRGRFLPWYGMNTDSEWYNSSESTSSDNADLCTYDAKPNNSQMNKNINAWAMMYSGIERANLCIRGLRTYGNPTPGSELGYLLGEALTLRAVYYTDLLRAWGDVPARFEPIVNETVYIPKSSRDVIYKQLIADLGEAATLVPWPNGSAATSDVERINKAFVKGLRARLAMYASGFQQYPDGIRRSNDPELSVELMYNLALNECKDVILSGTAHLESSFETFWRNYNKEITTAGGESLWEIPFGDGRGRMLFTFAVRHTTPDQFHSNGSNRGGQAGPLPHIFYDYDVADTRRNVTCVPYLWGAAVNGIAKQQLGSINRWYFGKYRYEWMTRFVTSTNDDGVNKIYMRYAEILLMAAEAANELEGPAAAAPYLKQIRNRAFPAALQPVKVEGYVNALTTKQAMFNAIVEEHKFEFTGEMERKMALIRWNLLGTNLADAKAKMVRLQQRTGEYADVPSTLYYKYNADNITLNVYGLNHGETSDPGAGYTSVSWTNLTDAKINGLWRPNQNPDNRQFWPIWQVFLDSSNGLLVNDYNY
- the pelA gene encoding pectate lyase; the protein is MKIYKLLFILFFVQSFFAVNAQVHNKKWRNIIESDDKVWFASPEAATIADNVLLYQRNIGGWPKNIQMQNSLSDKEKQELLELKSDPNGCTTDNGATCQEMIFLAKVYKQQPNEKYKDSFLKGLNFLLAAQYENGGWPQFYPLEKGYYTHVTYNDDSMVNILEIFKEIKDKSCFMTIKFSSEIVSKIKTAFDKGIDCILKTQYKQDGVLTSWCAQYDETTLEPAKARAYELPSLSGKESAKIVSLLMSIKNPSKEIINAVESAIAWFEKTKITGIKIESIQNSDGKKDRIVVKDTNAEPLWARFMELDTNKPFFCDRDGIKKETLAEIGYERRNGYAWYTNEPQDVLKKYQKWKNKLK
- a CDS encoding glycoside hydrolase family 88/105 protein, whose amino-acid sequence is MMIVFFVGFTTNSQNEQDFKISSKLKWSERMALSIMKRNLEAYQIDGQKEPKWDYVHGLVLTSFEKLCNKTKNQKYYDYIKGYADACIDNDGTIKSYKFESYNIDMVTAGRILFNLYDTTKDSRYLKVINLLRKQLQEQPRTQSGGFWHKKIYPNQMWLDGLYMGEPFYAEYTLRFEKGASFDDIAKQFELIQAHATDKKTGLLYHGWDESKEMPWADKETGCSPNFWSRSIGWYMMALVDVLDYFPKEHPKRKELITYLNNISNSLAKFQDKSGLWYQVTDKGGSEGNYLESSGSSMFAYAMAKGANKGYLPKKFKKVACKAFKGLTSQLIKVDDDGEITITQACAVAGLGGKPYRDGSYSYYINERKKDNDPKATGPFILAALELNK